The sequence below is a genomic window from Xyrauchen texanus isolate HMW12.3.18 chromosome 46, RBS_HiC_50CHRs, whole genome shotgun sequence.
gctctaggacacaatggtggtggcagttaATACTGTGCTATAGAAATTGAAAGTATTATCCATAACTagcatgttttttcaacttttggagGGAATAATGTCTCAAAATCcatgtatgtggacatcatgtttatcagcacgctGATATGTAGAACATTTATGaattttttaaagtggcatatcaaacaaaaccAGAGATGCTACTCTTTTCACCCAAACCGATTTCATTGAAATAACTTTTGTTGGCTCTACAACTGTAGAAGTGCGTCACGGAAATTgacgtcatgttgttgtgtcgccagaagtttaacccttataTGACAGTCTAGATTCTTGCGCACAGTcggtttaaatttgtttaaattatgtgttgctcATTGCGAATCCAAAACACAAGCGCACCAGGTTAAAAAAGGTACGTTCTgaatgaccttttttttttttacccaagatttataacaaaaatattatgtgaatgaaAATTTACTTGAGGGAagaattcacaaaaattattctaattaAAGGGGATTTTGaattaggtgtttgaaaccagcaTATACAAAACCCATATTTGCGCTATTGAACTTTTgcctaaaaatataattgttactGTGCtacagcccttgtgacaacttcctcgGTGTGACGAATAGCCCTGTTCGCCCCTATATTTCAGTCCATTTTTCATCCAATCACGCACTCCTCTGGCTGTTTCTTCTTAATGGATCTAAGAGCTTGTGTACATCAGGCCAACGACTGTTGTGTACTGCTGAACCTGAGAGAAGATGCATTAGGAAATAAGAAAATCAGTCACCGCATGCCCTTGCAGGCTGTGGTCTGTTTGTCCAAGGCTGTAAATCACAGTGATTAAGGATGCGATGAGGAATGCACGGCGAGGAGTAGTGGCCCTCAGCCTGGTCACAGATGCCGAGCCTGCCCTCCCCTGCCTTTCTAATGAACCAGACAAGTGGACACTTAAGCATGTGATTACCGACATGCGAGACGAAGATTCGTCTGGCCACTGCTGATATGGAGAAATGCATTGCTCCTTCACTTTCCACAATTAGGACCATCGTCATCTGTTTCCCCAGCCAGCCTAAGTGCTTCAATTAAGCGCCATCTCATCTTCTGTTTTGCCCACTTTGTTAACGGCAGGAGCGGATTTTGCTGATTAATCTTGTGCTGTTTGGGATAATTTACGCACCAACTGcaaatttgaaattaaatatgcattaagTAAACCTTTATGGCAAATAAGGTTcaaattagggctgcaacaactaatcgataaaatcAATAATTATTGTTAATGGAAATCATCAACAACAAATTTTATTATTGATTAGTTGTATATATGCGGCAAGCATGGAAAAGCTCCATCAGTGAAGTCACTTTACAGCCCGTTGAAAAATGTGTTGCGTGAGAACTCATTTGTAAAACAATTGAGACAATTTGAAGCATAAAAACACGACCCAAGTTGTCCGGCGCACGAGCActttataaacataaaaaaaaatcataataagcatacagtttaatgtggagcaTTTGCTGCATCAGGTGCGTTGACAGAGGGCTTGTGCTATTTGATGCATGGAGCTCTAGGTTTGATGTGCTTTCATGTGCACAGCTCACAATTTACTGATATTTactgttttataatgtatactgtttgtttttaccaCACGCGTGTCTCGAGAAAGGGAGTGCAATCACTTTGATTAAACTGGTGCAACATCATACAGTGttttcagtttcaatgtactCAATCGTGCCGCTTTCATGGATATCACACtggtttttaaagtgtttcaGATGTATTCTCCTCATCCTGTCAGTGCATGTATTACAGGCAAAGATGCTATTTTCAGTGCAAGAGTGAATCTGATGATTGCACTgtattaaactgtatataatgcaaattataatgtataataatggtAAGGGTACTGATATTTGATAGTCTtcctgataatgccaaatgtaatgtctgatttcacaaGTAAATTTAAACCATGGTAAGCATTATTTTACTAGATTAGcatacacatatttttttaaagaaaagtttagTAACATGTAATCAATaacaatactattttaaaacatacaatattcatttaaaatacttataATGTATGTTATCTATGAGAGTGCacaagcatatgtatctaacataattatgtatttttcagctgggcagatttattcatatttctattctggtgtcaccattgccctctgctgggctgattttttttgtcccactccttCCCGACTTTTTAATGAACTGTACTTTTTAAGTTTTACAAGTAAAGGAAATGTTTTGCTTATGTCCtgaaattaataataacaatattaaatattcagGCTTTCTTCAAAGTTTAGTGAGAGTCTAGATTCGTAAATTCAGTATACAGTAAATCAGACCAAATCCTTACGCTCTATAATTTCtgggttattttttaaattatattttaataaaatacaggaaataacaTTTTGGTATTTATCCGATTAATTGAAGAAATAATTATTAGTTGTAGCACTTGTTCAAATTAAAAGTAGATACAAGGGAGGTTCGGTGAAAACAGGCCGCTAagtgatatttaaaaaacaaaaaaaaaaaagatgatgctTTGGCCTTAACAATAACATCATACTCTGAGCATCAAGTGAATATGGACAATCAATTCTCCATCCTTTTAACTTTCAGCAACTTGAGCTAAAGATTTTGAAATGTAATGCGATCTGAATGCAAACGGATTTAATAGACATGGACTGGTGTCAGAGAGTCCTTATGCACACCAATGTAGTAATATCATATTGCAGAAATGCTTGCCTTCTGAATTTCTAATTATACAAGGTGTCCTCGGGTGCATCGAAATGTACACgtacaagggtgtagatttggcttgaacatttggGGGGTGTTGCAGCTTGAAGCATTTACTTGTTTGCattaatcatggtataaatattaggGGGGTTGTACATACTTGTTCTAAGTATAACATTTCAAGATACCATTTGGGGGTCTTTTTATTTGCTTAAAGAACTACATCTGCAgagatgatttatttatttttttgcataaaatTTTGATGTCCCCTTTAGGTCAAGGGTTGTCTTTTTTTTCCTCATGTCCACAGCAATGGTACAACTCTTTCATGAAGGCAGTTTGTGTCTGGCTGACAGACAGGCTCGACCAGCAGCTGCATGTTTACCAACTCAAAACTCTCATCAAGATTGTcaaggtaaacaaaaaaagtgaATACAGTGTGAAGACTGAAATTCTGTTGATGCTAAATGACCATGACAAGAGTGTCAAGTTCAGTTTGGCTGCACAAGGAATTCCATTACCCAGATAATAAGAGATTAATTAGTACATGAGTGCCGTTTCAAGCAAATCCCTGATGTATGATTTTGAACAGAAGTCAAAAGAGAAATTGGAAAATGTAccttaaattatttaattgtttcctAGTTTATAATTATGTGCTGTtctgtgaggtttttttttttttaatgtgtgacTGCTGgcttttttctatatttttgttGTGCAGAAGTCATACCGTGACTTTCGGCTACAAGGCGTGCTGGATGGCACTTTGAACAACAAGAGCTACGAGACCGTTTACAACCGCCTCACTATCGAGGAAGCCACTGCAGCCGTGTCTGCCACTGATGGCCTCCAGGGCATCACCATGCGGGACAGCGATGAAGAGGAGGGTTAACGTTCCACCTATACGGGTTGTCATTATCTCAAAGGCGATACAAAAAGGCCAAATTCCAGCTCTCCTGATTGGAGCTTACGCTTTATGCTCCCCAGCCAGTGCTATGGTGCCCTTTTGTCTAAGCTGTGGTTTACAGATGTCACCATGCTTTTAAAAAACTCTTACTGGCCACTTACAGACAGCTCCAGTGTCCGTGTCTCTGTCATTTTGTAATTGATGTGTGGTGATATGGTGGCCCATCACGTAACAAGGCAGGTTTGAACCGTGATTGTCTGATGTGATAGCAGGAAGAAGGCACATTAAGGATTAACCAATGATATGGGTTTGTAAGTGTAGCATAGAAATGCTGTAATAGCTAGAAATACAGACTGTGAAGGAAGTAGCATTGGCTTGTGTGCTGTTTTTTGCATCAGTTTGGGATCTTCAGGCCAAAGCCCCAAATATGATGGATGAAATGCTAGTTGTTAACAGTTTATTCAATGAAATTGTGCCACTGTTTCAATCAATAGCTATGAGCTGAAGTTCAGATTCTTCTGTAGAAGTAACAGTCTGGTGTGTCTAGTATGTTGTCAATGTCCAACTATGTTGCAGATAAAAGATGtcattgaattaaaaaaagaattgtaTATTTCTATTGTCTTTGTGCACCTGAGTTTGCCCAGGTGTCTTTTAAGAGTTAGAATTAGTGTTTTAATGTCACTTCTCTTGTCTTTTATTTGGgttttttctatttaaatttgACACACATGAAAACATAGTATAAATTGATTTGTTGAAAGGCTGCATGAAACCGTTCATGAAGAATTATGTAAGCTATGTTGAAACTGATcttaagcaaaaaataaataaataataaaaataacttgaaagACATTCAGTCCACCTTATcccaatttgttttattaatgtttatcTATGTTCTACAGAAGCATGTACTAACTTACTAAATGCATGTGTAGAGCAAAATCAAAAGATTGTTGCACAACATTATGCATAACGGAGTTGTATATTACGACATTATAACTTGTCAGGGTTGCAATATGTTTTTAAGCTCGAAAGTAACAAGATTACTAGATATTTTTCTGTTGGACTACCACATTTAATatacatacactaccggtcaaaagttttaaaacacttactcattctttattaaaaatgtattcacaaatttagaatagtaaagtcatcataactatggaataacaaatggaactatgggggaattatgttgtgactaaagaaAATCAAATCTGTGttgtattttagcatcttcaaagtagtcaccctttgccaagaatttgcagacatgtactcttgacattttctctaccaacttcttgaggaatcaccctgggatgctttacCCATAATGAACCATAATGGTtctcatctatgttgggcacttaattggcaatttcaaaactttttttatatatataaaatgtttgatttataattaaataaattaatatggtggcaaattaatatttttgtctacaaaactaattttaaacatttaagcatatgccttcagatcaaaagattaagatcatgagaaacatttcagtcaagtgtttcaaacctTTTTACTGGTAgtgtataaaacaaataaaagaaactcTGATATGTCACTGATATTATACATGACCAGAATATACCCCCTTAGACGGTATGTATTTCGTAATGTTTTTATGCTTAAACTTAATTTTAATTGTTGGGTTTCGTATTGAACGGGTTGTGTGCAGTTTTATGATTgttcagatctgtatatttgtatcattttattgtGCGTGACAGAACAAATTATAAAGAAATATATGGCGCCATGCAGAAGAATAAGCTTACCATAAATGCAGCATTATAGTCTTTGGATGTTTTCCAGACTTGTTACACAAAATACGACTATAATAATCATTGTAAGCAGTTACAATAACAAAAATGAgagaaaatatactgtatattatacatttatttatcgacgacatttaaagcaaaaaatatttttaaatgcacaatttaaaaaaaaatcttgtattTTGGCGCTGGCTGTGTTTACTGTGCCAGAAAATTTTAACATCTTGAAACGGCATTGTGCAAACTctttttaaatcatattaattgcttttttttatagCGAAAGTGTATTTTTCTCGAACCAGATGAGCTATAATTAAAAACTAGACCGTAAAAAATATTTGACGGTTTAAAATGATCGTCCCCGCAATGAACTAACTAAAGTCGAGATTGTCACAAATATCCGCAGAATATTTCAGGCATATTTTCGGCAGGATGCAGTGTTTTAACTCCTCAAATTCACCGTGAAAACACGTCACATCATGGCGGAAAAGAAACAAATGTTAAGACGCATTTGTTACAGAGGACATATTTTCTCGTTTTGATTAACACAGCTGAAGAAATCCGAGAAGCAGCATATGACAACAGTGAGGCGACtgcttattatgttgaaaatCTCCAAATTGCTGGAAATTTGATAGCCTACCCAtctgtttccaattgaacaacaGTCAAAATTAGTGATGTTCTACAGTCGTCCTGAAAACACAAACGTTATAATTTTAGCGCCATTTTCAGTTGCCAAataatgtaggcctacatttcAGAATAAATATGCTAAACGTAAAAATATTGAAAGCAGGATACGTCCCCAACGCCCTAATTTTCCAAATATGTTACCTTTTAACCGAATAATCCTTCAAGGAAGATTTCTTCACATGGAATTAGTGTCAAAAGTATTTCACAGTAGCCTATCTCACTCTCTCCTCGTGGCATGATCTCAGCTCCTTGGAGGTGTTTTGCTGTTAATACCTTGCGTTTGGCTCACAATTCCCACCTGAAATGTCCTCAAGAGTTTGCGTTTGTAAACGAAGGTCGTAGATCTGATGTGAAATATAGCCTAGCTTTTCCTGAAGTCAGTGGTTTTTTATGTGCGCGTGAAGTGGCGCGAAAATGTATTGGCGGCATGACGTCTATTAATTATTTCCAGACTttttacactaaataacacaataataataatgaaacaaatgaataaaaataatatagcctagcttttaataaaacaagatgCCAAATAAAATGATTGCAAAATCAGGTATGCTAATGGTCGCGTGAAGTTTCTCTAAtgacaaataaatgctttttttaaataattatcattTACATTCCAATATATGTATTCGAATTGTAAGTTAACGCCTAAATAATTGACAATTTAATCATTTGGCATATAGGCTAATTGTCAAATCAAGTGCACTATATCCAACATAGGCCAGTGTCCATGATATTTACAAGTCAATTCGGTGTTATTCAGTCTTTGTTTACCTTCTACTACAGGTTTTACCAATAATGCACTACATAATGCAAACATCCCGGCCCGTGCACCAAACTAACGTAATCGTTAAGGTTTGACAAAATTTGACATAAAGTGAAATACTGTAAGGTTGAGTTTTCATATGTCAAATGTTGACAAACATGACGCATGCAGTGACCCCAGCAGAGCGCGCGCCTGTATTTTGCGCGAAGTAAAAATGATGTCACAGCGAGTCGCGAGGGGACCGGAGATTCGCCAAACGCTTTACAGTTGAACAAGACGCGCGTGGTAATAAAGATCACCTTCTTGAGTTTGTCACCCACAGCAGTGTGTAGGACaattgcagagagagagagagagagagagagagagaacgcacTAGTGATTGATACAACTAAGTCGAGCATCTGGCTGCTTTACGTGTCTTTGACTTGCGCACGTCGAGAGCCCGAGTTGCGCTATTGACAAAACACGCTTTATTGAGCAATCCGGGGCGGACATAAGTGCTGATTGTCCGCAATTGACAAGCGGCGGAGCAGCCGAGGGGGCCAAGTAGAGCAAGACTGCGCTTGATGATGTCTTTTCTTGCGGGTCACTGAGAGGATTCCAACTTATCTACTTGCTTGACGCAGGTAAAGGTGTTGCGCTCAAAGTCATGGACAGCGCGCTGTACCACTCAGCGGGTATATTTGGCGCCCCTTCGTCTTCGGGAAGTTTAACGACTGGAGGAAGAATGATTACCAGCTCCAAGCCTCTCGCTTTTTCGATCGAAAGGATTATGGCCAGGACGCCCGAGCCAAAGTCAATATCGTTCCCGAACTTGTTTCACGCTCCCGTGGGGAAAGCGGACCCCAAGCAGCCTCCCGCCCCGCTGCACTGCATGATCCCCCTCATGCCGCTCGCCTGCGAGCCGCCTCATAAACTTCACATGAATGGATTAGACGCCAATCACTCCGATGCTTTTTCTTACAGTACGAACGAATTGGTGAATTATAAAAACGAGCAAGATGCGACACCCGCCATCGGACAATACAAACTCTTTCGCCCACGCGTAGTGAACCAGTCCTCTTTCCACGCTATGGGCGCCGCTGTGTGTTACCTGAACTGCGGGGAAAGTGCGTGTCCGCCTCACGCGGGTCTGGTCAACTTTCACCCCATGGCTTCGTATCTTCTCAACAGCCCTCTGCACGCGCGTCAGAAGAGCCTCTTTTCCACCGACAAAAGTAAAACAGGCAACGGTGCGGACAGGTTTCCTCAGAACGTGTCTTTCAAGGAACTTTCTCAGACTCATCTGCACCATTACATGAAGGAGAGTGCGCAGATCCTGTCGGAAAAACTGTTCAAGAACTCAGCGAAATTAAGCAGCGGCTCTCCTCAAAACAAACCAAAGGTGTTCACCTGTGAAGTTTGTGGCAAGGTGAGCAGAGCGACATCGAACTAGGCTGTCTtctgttttgtatatatatatatatagatataaatctaaatatattattattaatatatatatatatatatatatatatatatatatatatatatatatatatatatattattcattattaggcctattatatatataataataataatatataatatatatatatataataatatatatatatatatatatatatatatatatatatatatatatatacaaaacagaAGACAGCCTAGTTcggtatattgtatatatacacacacacattattagcaatatatatatattattattattatatatatattatatatatatatatatatatatatatatatatatatatatatatatatatatatatatatatatatatatatatatatatatatatatatatatatatatatatattcaattatgtatttattttttatttttttattataattattaatatatataggctatttaTATAACACAAAGTGCATTTCAAATTTCCAGATATTCAACGCACACTATAATTTAACGCGACACATGCCGGTTCACACGGGCGCCAGGCCGTTCGTGTGCAAAGTTTGCGGCAAAGGATTCCGACAAGCGAGTACTCTCTGTCGCCATAAAATCATCCACACTCAGGTAATACAGCGCACACaaataactgtaattaaatgacaTCGTTGGTGCTGTTGAGGCAACTGACTGTCAATTTAAGAAAATGTATCACAACTGCAATTTGTGTTGTTTATATCAAGGCTGTCGGTCATATATTAAATGTATCAAACCTTATGCTATAATGCGTGTCAAAATTGTGTTTTCATGTTAAAAAATGTTGTAATACATTTGTTAAAAGCCCTGccattttccttcactttcaaatatttattttttacttttataatatttgagaaagtgattttttttttcctgatgaGAGATTAGTTTtagtttcaataataataatattacagtaataacaataaaaccacctaatgttaataataaaggatttaatggtttttattcatttttcgtCTTTCATACTGTGATGCACCAGTTTATCATTCACATTAATATGACTTTAATTGTCAATTAAATCAGTGCTATTCAATGACGGCACAAGCTGTGTTGTGTGTATTAACGTTTCATCTGTTTCTCTGCAGGAAAAACCACATAAATGCAACCAATGTGGCAAAGCTTTCAACAGAAGTTCAACTCTTAACACCCATACAAGAATTCATGCGGGATACAAAccttttatttgtgaattctgcGGCAAAGGATTTCACCAGAAAGGTATTGGAAGCCTGTTTTTAATGGggttttataatatttaattaaaattagatagatagatagatagatagatagatagatagatagatagatagatagatagatagatagatagatagatagata
It includes:
- the LOC127638118 gene encoding fez family zinc finger protein 1; amino-acid sequence: MDSALYHSAGIFGAPSSSGSLTTGGRMITSSKPLAFSIERIMARTPEPKSISFPNLFHAPVGKADPKQPPAPLHCMIPLMPLACEPPHKLHMNGLDANHSDAFSYSTNELVNYKNEQDATPAIGQYKLFRPRVVNQSSFHAMGAAVCYLNCGESACPPHAGLVNFHPMASYLLNSPLHARQKSLFSTDKSKTGNGADRFPQNVSFKELSQTHLHHYMKESAQILSEKLFKNSAKLSSGSPQNKPKVFTCEVCGKIFNAHYNLTRHMPVHTGARPFVCKVCGKGFRQASTLCRHKIIHTQEKPHKCNQCGKAFNRSSTLNTHTRIHAGYKPFICEFCGKGFHQKGNYKNHKLTHSGEKQFKCNICNKAFHQVYNLTFHMHTHNDKKPFTCPTCGKGFCRNFDLKKHIRKLHDISLGPRSPSTPTGNLEGQ